Proteins encoded within one genomic window of Bemisia tabaci chromosome 2, PGI_BMITA_v3:
- the Manf gene encoding mesencephalic astrocyte-derived neurotrophic factor homolog, with product MKFASLSYILLYFLNFCTDLALSATPSDECEVCVSMVKRFAATLDNSIKDNPKEIEKAFKVFCKGTKSKENQFCYYLGGLEESATGILKKLSEPLAVPLPPEVICRKLKAVDSQICELHYDKQIDFKTVDLKKLKVKELKKILNTWDETCDGCVEKADIIKRIEELKPKYVRDEL from the exons ATGAAATTCGCCTCTTTATCTTACATTTTACTGTACTTCCTTAATTTCTGCACAGACCTTGCTCTGTCAGCAACACCAAGCGATGAATGTGAAG tgtGTGTATCGATGGTCAAACGATTTGCAGCCACTTTAGACAATTCAATCAAAGACAACCCCAAGGAAATAGAAAAAGCATTCAAAGTGTTCTGTAAAGGCActaaaagtaaagaaaatcaattt TGTTACTATCTTGGTGGCCTTGAAGAATCTGCAACCggcattttgaaaaagttatCTGAACCCCTCGCTGTTCCATTGCCCCCTGAAGTAATCTGCCGGAAACTTAAAGCAGTGGACTCACAGATTTGCGAACTTCACTACG ATAAACAAATTGACTTCAAGACTGTAGACCTCAAGAAACTCAAGGTGAAGGAACTAAAGAAGATCTTGAATACATGGGACGAGACTTGTGATGGGTGCGTTGAGAAAGCTGACATCATTAAGAGGATTGAAGAACTCAAACCAAAATATGTCCGCGATGAATTGTAA